AGTTGGCGCGATAACCGTCCTCGAACGTGGCGAAGGCGGGCGGCTTCGGCGCGTCGGCGGGCTTTCCCTCCGCGATGAAGCCATAGATATCACGCATCAAGTTGCAGAAGGCGTCGGCCCACGCCTCCTGGTGCCCGCCGGGCAGGTGCGTGTAGCGCTGCGCCGTGCGATCCAGGAGCGACGGATCCTTCGCGAGCACCTGATTGGCCCCGTCGCGATGCCCGATCCACAGTTCGTTCTGCTCTTCCTGGCGCCATCGCATGGACGAGGTCGCGCCGCAGACTTCGAGCACGACGTCGTTCTTGTGGCCGGCGCAGACCTGGCCGACGGAGAACGCCCCTTTCGCGCCCCCTTCGAAGCGGACCAGCACGGACGCGAGGTCTTCGACGGTGATGTCGACGACCTCGGTCTCTTCCGCCCCGGCGGCGGCGAACGCTTCGCGCGATCCCTTCGCCTTCGGCCGCTTGCGCTTCGGGATCGTGGTGGTCAGATCGCCGAGCACGTGGGTGATCCGCAGGCCGCTGACGTGCTGGGCGAGGTCGCACCAGTGCGATCCGATGTCGCCGAGCGCCGACGACGCGCCCCCCTTGTCGGGCTCGAGCCGCCAGGAATAGTCGGTGTCCTTGATCAGCCAGTCCTGCAGGTAATGGCCGTGGATGAACCGCGGCGTGCCGATGTCGCCGCGCGCGA
This genomic window from Vicinamibacterales bacterium contains:
- a CDS encoding Gfo/Idh/MocA family oxidoreductase, encoding MATKRIGMGLVGAGFVGPHHVDAVRRLGFVDIVAVAGSSAASARAKADALHVEQAYGSYQELLDDPRIQVIHNATPNYLHYEVNAAAIARRKHVVSDKPLAMTAAEARSLLDQARKAGIVHAVTFNYRGNPIVQHARTAIARGDIGTPRFIHGHYLQDWLIKDTDYSWRLEPDKGGASSALGDIGSHWCDLAQHVSGLRITHVLGDLTTTIPKRKRPKAKGSREAFAAAGAEETEVVDITVEDLASVLVRFEGGAKGAFSVGQVCAGHKNDVVLEVCGATSSMRWRQEEQNELWIGHRDGANQVLAKDPSLLDRTAQRYTHLPGGHQEAWADAFCNLMRDIYGFIAEGKPADAPKPPAFATFEDGYRANCVVEAILKSSHAGSVWTQVSY